In the genome of Candidatus Methanoperedens sp., the window GCCTCAATATCATCCACGGAAAAAGTGATATGGTCATCTATCGGGATTGAACCTTCTCCGATTTTGAGTTTAACACCCTCAGAACGCTCTGGAACATTTTTGCCTCTGCACTTCATGAGTTCTATTTTACTTCCATTCTTTTCTACGAAAACTGCTGATAATCCCGCCTCTGCCATCTCTATCCTGCTGAAAATAGAAAAGCCAAGCACAT includes:
- a CDS encoding VOC family protein produces the protein MIKKIDHIGIITNDLDQSVGFYTDVLGFSIFSRIEMAEAGLSAVFVEKNGSKIELMKCRGKNVPERSEGVKLKIGEGSIPIDDHITFSVDDIEATVSQIKKKGIVFHLEPVQLEGGMKLAFLKDPNGVLIELVEPPQ